The Salvia miltiorrhiza cultivar Shanhuang (shh) chromosome 1, IMPLAD_Smil_shh, whole genome shotgun sequence genome has a window encoding:
- the LOC131023194 gene encoding chaperone protein dnaJ 20, chloroplastic-like, which translates to MSSKIISSCHPTLHVESIPKQSPQIMSFSSQLIIKSRKPSKARATARISASYAPARTKETLYELLGIAEDVGSYSDIKKAYKQMARKYHPDVSPPDRVDEYTRRFIMVHEAYETLSNPQTRALYDRDLAFGAGFSTSYRKHQDEKEEWRSSWLSQLDELQRRDCRDRSSWGSRMRSY; encoded by the exons atgaGTTCGAAAATCATCTCGAGCTGCCATCCAACACTCCATGTTGAGTCAATTCCCAAACAATCACCCCAAATTATGTCCTTCAGTTCCCAGCTAATTATCAAGTCAAGAAAGCCATCGAAGGCCCGCGCCACGGCCCGAATCTCAGCCTCATACGCCCCTGCCCGAACCAAGGAGACACTGTACGAACTGCTGGGAATTGCAGAGGACGTGGGCAGCTATTCCGACATAAAAAAGGCGTACAAACAGATGGCTAGAAAGTACCATCCCGACGTTTCCCCACCGGACCGAGTGGACGAGTATACGAGGAGGTTTATTATGGTACATGAGGCCTACGAAACCTTATCCAACCCGCAAACCAGAGCTCTCTACGACAGAGACTTGGCTTTCGGCGCCGGTTTTTCGACTTCTTATAGGAAACATCAG GACGAAAAGGAGGAGTGGAGAAGCAGCTGGCTGTCGCAATTGGACGAACTGCAGCGACGCGATTGTAGGGATAGGTCGTCGTGGGGTTCTCGAATGCGAAGCTACTAA
- the LOC131023183 gene encoding chaperone protein dnaJ 20, chloroplastic-like gives MGSKIIISNPTLQIHSNANQFPKTHFPQNISNMSQLSKSRIPTRNSSGAPRAHSAAQISALYAPAQTKETLYELLGIAENVSSFSDIKKAYKHMARKYHPDVSPPDRVDEYTRRFIMVHEAYETLSNPQTKALYDRDLAVGAAFPNSWRKHQGMEWRSSWQSQLDELQRRDCRERH, from the exons atgggttcaAAAATCATCATCAGCAATCCAACGCTCCAAATTCACTCAAATGCCAATCAATTTCCCAAAACACATTTCCCCCAAAATATCTCCAACATGTCCCAGCTCAGCAAATCAAGAATCCCAACCCGAAACTCATCAGGAGCCCCGAGGGCCCACTCCGCGGCCCAAATCTCTGCCTTGTACGCTCCGGCCCAAACCAAGGAAACACTGTATGAACTGCTGGGAATTGCAGAGAACGTGAGCAGCttttccgacataaaaaaaGCGTACAAACATATGGCTAGAAAGTACCATCCCGACGTTTCTCCACCGGACCGAGTGGACGAGTATACGAGGAGGTTTATCATGGTACATGAGGCCTACGAAACCTTGTCCAATCCGCAAACCAAAGCTCTCTACGACAGAGACTTGGCCGTCGGCGCCGCTTTTCCGAATTCTTGGAGGAAACATCAG gGAATGGAGTGGAGAAGCAGCTGGCAGTCTCAATTGGACGAACTGCAGCGACGCGATTGTAGGGAGAGGCATTGA